A genomic region of Balaenoptera ricei isolate mBalRic1 chromosome 21, mBalRic1.hap2, whole genome shotgun sequence contains the following coding sequences:
- the DLC1 gene encoding rho GTPase-activating protein 7 isoform X4, whose translation MCREKPDTMILTQIEAKEACDWLRAAGFPQYAQLYEDLLFPIDISLVKREHDFLDRDAIEALCRRLNTLNKCAVMKLEISPHRKRSEDSDEDEPCAISAKWTFQRDSKRWSRLEEFDVFSPKQDPVPGSPDDPHLKNAPSRESVLTDLSERQEVASVRSLSSTSSLATQATHLGGAATARTNSVTSVCSSGTFVGNDDSFCSLPSPKELSSFSFSVKGHEKNTKSKTHSLLKRMESLKLKGSHHSKHKVPSKLGLIISGPVLQEGVDEEKLKQLNCVEISALNGNRINVPAVRKRSVSNSTQTSSSSSQSETSSNVSTPSPVTRTRSLSACNKRGGMYLEGFDPFNQSTFNNVMEQNFKNCESYPEDAVFYIPEDHKPGTFPKALSNGSFSPSGNNSSVNWRTGSFHGPGHISLRREDSSDSPKELKRRNSSSSMTSRLSIYDNVPGSILYSSSGDLADLENEDIFPELDDILYHVRGMQRIVNQWSEKFSDEGDSDSALDSVSPCPSSPKQIHLDVDNDRATPSDLDSTGNSLNEPEEPSDIPERRDSGVGASLTRSSRHRLRWHSFQSSHRPSLNSVSLQINCQSVAQMNLLQKYSLLKLTALLEKYTPSNKHGFSWAVPKFMKRIKVPDYKDRHVFGVPLTVNVQRTGQPLPQSIQQAMRYLRNHCLDQVGLFRKSGVKSRIQALRQMNESAIDCVNYEGQSAYDVADMLKQYFRDLPEPLMTNKLSETFLQIYQYVPKDQRLQAIKAAIMLLPDENREVLQTLLYFLSDVTAAVKENQMTPTNLAVCLAPSLFHLNTLKRENSSPRVMQRKQSLGKPDQKDLNENLAATQGLAHMIAECKKLFQVPEEMSRCRNSYTEQELKPLTLEALGRLCNDESANYQHFLQDCVDSLFKEVKEKFKGWVSYSTSEQAELSYKKVSEGPPLRLWRATIEVPASPEEILKRLLREQHLWDVDLLDSKVIEILDSQTEIYQYVQNSMAPHPARDYVVLRTWRTNLPKGACALVLTSVDHDRAPVVGVRVNVLLARYLIEPCGSGKSKLTYMCRADLRGHMPEWYTKSFGHLCAAEVVKIRDSFSNQNTETKDTKSR comes from the exons GCGTCTGAATACTTTAAACAAATGCGCGGTGATGAAGCTGGAAATTAGTCCTCATCGGAAGAGA AGTGAGGATTCAGACGAGGATGAGCCTTGCGCAATCAGTGCCAAATGGACTTTCCAGAGGGACAGCAAGAGGTGGTCCCGGCTTGAAGAGTTCGATGTCTTTTCTCCAAAGCAGGACCCCGTCCCTGGGTCCCCAGACGATCCCCACCTGAAGAACGCCCCCAGCCGTGAAAGCGTGCTGACGGACCTCAGCGAGCGCCAGGAGGTGGCTTCTGTCCGCAGCCTCAGCAGCACCAGCAGCCTCGCCACGCAAGCGACCCACCTCGGGGGCGCGGCGACGGCCCGGACTAACTCCGTCACCAGCGTCTGCTCCTCCGGCACCTTCGTAGGCAACGATGACTCTTTCTGCAGCCTGCCCTCTCCCAAGGAACTGTCCAGCTTCAGCTTTAGCGTGAAAGGCCACGAGAAGAACACCAAGTCCAAGACGCACAGCCTGCTGAAACGCATGGAGAGCCTGAAGCTCAAGGGCTCCCACCACAGCAAGCACAAGGTGCCGTCCAAGCTGGGGCTGATCATCAGCGGGCCCGTCCTGCAGGAGGGGGTGGACGAGGAGAAGCTCAAGCAGCTGAACTGCGTGGAGATCTCCGCCCTCAACGGCAACCGCATCAACGTCCCCGCGGTGCGGAAGCGGAGCGTCTCCAACTCCAcgcagaccagcagcagcagcagccagtcCGAGACCAGCAGCAACGTCAGCACGCCCAGTCCCGTCACCAGGACCCGGAGCCTCAGTGCCTGCAACAAGCGGGGAGGCATGTACCTGGAGGGCTTCGATCCGTTCAACCAGTCCACGTTCAACAACGTTATGGAACAGAACTTTAAAAACTGCGAGAGCTACCCGGAGGACGCGGTGTTCTACATCCCAGAAGATCACAAGCCTGGCACTTTCCCCAAAGCCCTCTCCAACGGCAGTTTCTCTCCCTCGGGGAATAACAGCTCCGTGAACTGGAGGACTGGAAGCTTCCACGGCCCTGGCCATATCAGCCTGAGGAGGGAAGACAGCAGCGACAGCCCCAAGGAACTCAAGAGACGCAATTCCTCGAGCTCCATGACCAGCCGCCTGAGTATCTATGACAACGTGCCCGGCTCCATCCTCTATTCCAGTTCCGGTGACCTGGCCGACCTGGAGAACGAGGACATCTTCCCCGAGCTGGACGACATCCTCTACCATGTGAGGGGGATGCAGAGGATAGTCAACCAGTGGTCGGAGAAATTTTCAGACGAGGGAGACTCAGACTCGGCCCTGGACTCGGTCTCCCCATGCCCGTCCTCTCCCAAGCAGATACACCTGGACGTGGACAATGACCGAGCCACCCCCAGCGACCTGGACAGCACGGGCAACTCACTGAACGAACCCGAGGAGCCCTCAGACATCCCGGAAAGGAGGGATTCTGGGGTCGGGGCCTCCCTGACTAGGTCCAGCAG GCACAGGCTGAGATGGCACAGTTTCCAGAGCTCTCATCGGCCGAGCTTAAACTCTGTATCGCTGCAGATCAACTGCCAGTCTGTGGCCCAGATGAACCTGCTGCAGAAATACTCCCTCCTGAAGTTAACCGCCCTGCTGGAGAAATACACACCTTCTAATAAGCATGGTTTTAGCTG GGCTGTGCCCAAGTTCATGAAAAGGATCAAGGTTCCAGACTACAAGGACCGGCATGTATTCGGGGTCCCTCTGACGGTCAACGTGCAgcgcacaggacagcccctcccccagagcaTTCAGCAGGCCATGCGCTACCTCCGCAACCATTGTCTGGATCAG GTTGGACTCTTCAGAAAATCGGGTGTCAAATCCCGGATTCAGGCTCTGCGCCAGATGAATGAAAGCGCCATAGATTGTGTCAACTATGAGGGGCAGTCTGCTTATGATGTGGCAGACATGTTGAAGCAGTATTTTCGAGATCTTCCTGAGCCACTAATGACGAACAAACTCTCGGAAACCTTTCTGCAGATCTACCAAT ATGTGCCCAAGGACCAGCGCCTCCAGGCGATCAAGGCCGCCATCATGCTTCTGCCTGACGAGAACCGGGAGGTCCTGCAGACGCTCCTCTACTTCCTGAGCGATGTCACAGCAGCTGTGAAGGAGAACCAGATGACTCCCACCAACTTGGCCGTGTGCTTGGCGCCTTCCCTCTTCCACCTCAACACCCTCAAGAGAGAGAATTCCTCTCCAAG ggtaatgcaaagaaaacaaagcttGGGCAAACCAGATCAGAAAGATTTGAATGAAAATCTTGCTGCCACTCAAGGGCTAGCCCATATGATTGCTGAGTGCAAGAAGCTTTTCCAG GTTCCTGAGGAAATGAGCCGATGTCGAAATTCCTACACCGAACAAGAGCTGAAGCCGCTTACCCTAGAAGCGTTAGGACGCCTTTGTAATGATGAGTCAGCCAACTACCAACACTTCCTCCAGGACTGTGTGGACAGCCTGTTTAAAGAGGTCAAAGAGAAATTCAAAGGCTGGGTCAGCTACTCTACATCTGAGCAGGCTGAGCTATCCTATAAGAAG GTGAGTGAAGGACCACCTCTAAGGCTTTGGAGGGCAACCATTGAAGTCCCTGCATCGCCTGAGGAAATCTTAAAGCGCCTACTTAGAGAGCAGCACCTCTGGGATGTAGACTTGTTGGATTCAAAAGTGATTGAGATCCTGGACAGCCAAACTGAAATTTACCAGTATGTCCAAAACAGTATGGCCCCCCATCCTGCTCGGGACTACGTTGTTCTGAG AACATGGAGGACTAATTTACCCAAGGGAGCTTGTGCCCTTGTACTCACCTCCGTGGATCACGACCGGGCCCCTGTGGTGGGAGTGAGGGTCAATGTGCTCCTGGCCAGGTATCTAATCGAACCCTGCGGGTCAGGGAAATCCAAACTCACCTACATGTGCAGAGCTGACTTAAG GGGCCACATGCCAGAGTGGTACACGAAATCTTTTGGACATTTGTGTGCAGCTGAAGTTGTAAAGATCCGAGACTCCTTCAGTAATCAGAACACTGAAACCAAAGACACCAAATCTAGGTGA
- the DLC1 gene encoding rho GTPase-activating protein 7 isoform X3, with protein MGDPEANVMARPLRAPLRRSFSDHIRDSTARALDVIWKNTRDRRLAEIEAKEACDWLRAAGFPQYAQLYEDLLFPIDISLVKREHDFLDRDAIEALCRRLNTLNKCAVMKLEISPHRKRSEDSDEDEPCAISAKWTFQRDSKRWSRLEEFDVFSPKQDPVPGSPDDPHLKNAPSRESVLTDLSERQEVASVRSLSSTSSLATQATHLGGAATARTNSVTSVCSSGTFVGNDDSFCSLPSPKELSSFSFSVKGHEKNTKSKTHSLLKRMESLKLKGSHHSKHKVPSKLGLIISGPVLQEGVDEEKLKQLNCVEISALNGNRINVPAVRKRSVSNSTQTSSSSSQSETSSNVSTPSPVTRTRSLSACNKRGGMYLEGFDPFNQSTFNNVMEQNFKNCESYPEDAVFYIPEDHKPGTFPKALSNGSFSPSGNNSSVNWRTGSFHGPGHISLRREDSSDSPKELKRRNSSSSMTSRLSIYDNVPGSILYSSSGDLADLENEDIFPELDDILYHVRGMQRIVNQWSEKFSDEGDSDSALDSVSPCPSSPKQIHLDVDNDRATPSDLDSTGNSLNEPEEPSDIPERRDSGVGASLTRSSRHRLRWHSFQSSHRPSLNSVSLQINCQSVAQMNLLQKYSLLKLTALLEKYTPSNKHGFSWAVPKFMKRIKVPDYKDRHVFGVPLTVNVQRTGQPLPQSIQQAMRYLRNHCLDQVGLFRKSGVKSRIQALRQMNESAIDCVNYEGQSAYDVADMLKQYFRDLPEPLMTNKLSETFLQIYQYVPKDQRLQAIKAAIMLLPDENREVLQTLLYFLSDVTAAVKENQMTPTNLAVCLAPSLFHLNTLKRENSSPRVMQRKQSLGKPDQKDLNENLAATQGLAHMIAECKKLFQVPEEMSRCRNSYTEQELKPLTLEALGRLCNDESANYQHFLQDCVDSLFKEVKEKFKGWVSYSTSEQAELSYKKVSEGPPLRLWRATIEVPASPEEILKRLLREQHLWDVDLLDSKVIEILDSQTEIYQYVQNSMAPHPARDYVVLRTWRTNLPKGACALVLTSVDHDRAPVVGVRVNVLLARYLIEPCGSGKSKLTYMCRADLRGHMPEWYTKSFGHLCAAEVVKIRDSFSNQNTETKDTKSR; from the exons GCGTCTGAATACTTTAAACAAATGCGCGGTGATGAAGCTGGAAATTAGTCCTCATCGGAAGAGA AGTGAGGATTCAGACGAGGATGAGCCTTGCGCAATCAGTGCCAAATGGACTTTCCAGAGGGACAGCAAGAGGTGGTCCCGGCTTGAAGAGTTCGATGTCTTTTCTCCAAAGCAGGACCCCGTCCCTGGGTCCCCAGACGATCCCCACCTGAAGAACGCCCCCAGCCGTGAAAGCGTGCTGACGGACCTCAGCGAGCGCCAGGAGGTGGCTTCTGTCCGCAGCCTCAGCAGCACCAGCAGCCTCGCCACGCAAGCGACCCACCTCGGGGGCGCGGCGACGGCCCGGACTAACTCCGTCACCAGCGTCTGCTCCTCCGGCACCTTCGTAGGCAACGATGACTCTTTCTGCAGCCTGCCCTCTCCCAAGGAACTGTCCAGCTTCAGCTTTAGCGTGAAAGGCCACGAGAAGAACACCAAGTCCAAGACGCACAGCCTGCTGAAACGCATGGAGAGCCTGAAGCTCAAGGGCTCCCACCACAGCAAGCACAAGGTGCCGTCCAAGCTGGGGCTGATCATCAGCGGGCCCGTCCTGCAGGAGGGGGTGGACGAGGAGAAGCTCAAGCAGCTGAACTGCGTGGAGATCTCCGCCCTCAACGGCAACCGCATCAACGTCCCCGCGGTGCGGAAGCGGAGCGTCTCCAACTCCAcgcagaccagcagcagcagcagccagtcCGAGACCAGCAGCAACGTCAGCACGCCCAGTCCCGTCACCAGGACCCGGAGCCTCAGTGCCTGCAACAAGCGGGGAGGCATGTACCTGGAGGGCTTCGATCCGTTCAACCAGTCCACGTTCAACAACGTTATGGAACAGAACTTTAAAAACTGCGAGAGCTACCCGGAGGACGCGGTGTTCTACATCCCAGAAGATCACAAGCCTGGCACTTTCCCCAAAGCCCTCTCCAACGGCAGTTTCTCTCCCTCGGGGAATAACAGCTCCGTGAACTGGAGGACTGGAAGCTTCCACGGCCCTGGCCATATCAGCCTGAGGAGGGAAGACAGCAGCGACAGCCCCAAGGAACTCAAGAGACGCAATTCCTCGAGCTCCATGACCAGCCGCCTGAGTATCTATGACAACGTGCCCGGCTCCATCCTCTATTCCAGTTCCGGTGACCTGGCCGACCTGGAGAACGAGGACATCTTCCCCGAGCTGGACGACATCCTCTACCATGTGAGGGGGATGCAGAGGATAGTCAACCAGTGGTCGGAGAAATTTTCAGACGAGGGAGACTCAGACTCGGCCCTGGACTCGGTCTCCCCATGCCCGTCCTCTCCCAAGCAGATACACCTGGACGTGGACAATGACCGAGCCACCCCCAGCGACCTGGACAGCACGGGCAACTCACTGAACGAACCCGAGGAGCCCTCAGACATCCCGGAAAGGAGGGATTCTGGGGTCGGGGCCTCCCTGACTAGGTCCAGCAG GCACAGGCTGAGATGGCACAGTTTCCAGAGCTCTCATCGGCCGAGCTTAAACTCTGTATCGCTGCAGATCAACTGCCAGTCTGTGGCCCAGATGAACCTGCTGCAGAAATACTCCCTCCTGAAGTTAACCGCCCTGCTGGAGAAATACACACCTTCTAATAAGCATGGTTTTAGCTG GGCTGTGCCCAAGTTCATGAAAAGGATCAAGGTTCCAGACTACAAGGACCGGCATGTATTCGGGGTCCCTCTGACGGTCAACGTGCAgcgcacaggacagcccctcccccagagcaTTCAGCAGGCCATGCGCTACCTCCGCAACCATTGTCTGGATCAG GTTGGACTCTTCAGAAAATCGGGTGTCAAATCCCGGATTCAGGCTCTGCGCCAGATGAATGAAAGCGCCATAGATTGTGTCAACTATGAGGGGCAGTCTGCTTATGATGTGGCAGACATGTTGAAGCAGTATTTTCGAGATCTTCCTGAGCCACTAATGACGAACAAACTCTCGGAAACCTTTCTGCAGATCTACCAAT ATGTGCCCAAGGACCAGCGCCTCCAGGCGATCAAGGCCGCCATCATGCTTCTGCCTGACGAGAACCGGGAGGTCCTGCAGACGCTCCTCTACTTCCTGAGCGATGTCACAGCAGCTGTGAAGGAGAACCAGATGACTCCCACCAACTTGGCCGTGTGCTTGGCGCCTTCCCTCTTCCACCTCAACACCCTCAAGAGAGAGAATTCCTCTCCAAG ggtaatgcaaagaaaacaaagcttGGGCAAACCAGATCAGAAAGATTTGAATGAAAATCTTGCTGCCACTCAAGGGCTAGCCCATATGATTGCTGAGTGCAAGAAGCTTTTCCAG GTTCCTGAGGAAATGAGCCGATGTCGAAATTCCTACACCGAACAAGAGCTGAAGCCGCTTACCCTAGAAGCGTTAGGACGCCTTTGTAATGATGAGTCAGCCAACTACCAACACTTCCTCCAGGACTGTGTGGACAGCCTGTTTAAAGAGGTCAAAGAGAAATTCAAAGGCTGGGTCAGCTACTCTACATCTGAGCAGGCTGAGCTATCCTATAAGAAG GTGAGTGAAGGACCACCTCTAAGGCTTTGGAGGGCAACCATTGAAGTCCCTGCATCGCCTGAGGAAATCTTAAAGCGCCTACTTAGAGAGCAGCACCTCTGGGATGTAGACTTGTTGGATTCAAAAGTGATTGAGATCCTGGACAGCCAAACTGAAATTTACCAGTATGTCCAAAACAGTATGGCCCCCCATCCTGCTCGGGACTACGTTGTTCTGAG AACATGGAGGACTAATTTACCCAAGGGAGCTTGTGCCCTTGTACTCACCTCCGTGGATCACGACCGGGCCCCTGTGGTGGGAGTGAGGGTCAATGTGCTCCTGGCCAGGTATCTAATCGAACCCTGCGGGTCAGGGAAATCCAAACTCACCTACATGTGCAGAGCTGACTTAAG GGGCCACATGCCAGAGTGGTACACGAAATCTTTTGGACATTTGTGTGCAGCTGAAGTTGTAAAGATCCGAGACTCCTTCAGTAATCAGAACACTGAAACCAAAGACACCAAATCTAGGTGA
- the DLC1 gene encoding rho GTPase-activating protein 7 isoform X5, giving the protein MKLEISPHRKRSEDSDEDEPCAISAKWTFQRDSKRWSRLEEFDVFSPKQDPVPGSPDDPHLKNAPSRESVLTDLSERQEVASVRSLSSTSSLATQATHLGGAATARTNSVTSVCSSGTFVGNDDSFCSLPSPKELSSFSFSVKGHEKNTKSKTHSLLKRMESLKLKGSHHSKHKVPSKLGLIISGPVLQEGVDEEKLKQLNCVEISALNGNRINVPAVRKRSVSNSTQTSSSSSQSETSSNVSTPSPVTRTRSLSACNKRGGMYLEGFDPFNQSTFNNVMEQNFKNCESYPEDAVFYIPEDHKPGTFPKALSNGSFSPSGNNSSVNWRTGSFHGPGHISLRREDSSDSPKELKRRNSSSSMTSRLSIYDNVPGSILYSSSGDLADLENEDIFPELDDILYHVRGMQRIVNQWSEKFSDEGDSDSALDSVSPCPSSPKQIHLDVDNDRATPSDLDSTGNSLNEPEEPSDIPERRDSGVGASLTRSSRHRLRWHSFQSSHRPSLNSVSLQINCQSVAQMNLLQKYSLLKLTALLEKYTPSNKHGFSWAVPKFMKRIKVPDYKDRHVFGVPLTVNVQRTGQPLPQSIQQAMRYLRNHCLDQVGLFRKSGVKSRIQALRQMNESAIDCVNYEGQSAYDVADMLKQYFRDLPEPLMTNKLSETFLQIYQYVPKDQRLQAIKAAIMLLPDENREVLQTLLYFLSDVTAAVKENQMTPTNLAVCLAPSLFHLNTLKRENSSPRVMQRKQSLGKPDQKDLNENLAATQGLAHMIAECKKLFQVPEEMSRCRNSYTEQELKPLTLEALGRLCNDESANYQHFLQDCVDSLFKEVKEKFKGWVSYSTSEQAELSYKKVSEGPPLRLWRATIEVPASPEEILKRLLREQHLWDVDLLDSKVIEILDSQTEIYQYVQNSMAPHPARDYVVLRTWRTNLPKGACALVLTSVDHDRAPVVGVRVNVLLARYLIEPCGSGKSKLTYMCRADLRGHMPEWYTKSFGHLCAAEVVKIRDSFSNQNTETKDTKSR; this is encoded by the exons ATGAAGCTGGAAATTAGTCCTCATCGGAAGAGA AGTGAGGATTCAGACGAGGATGAGCCTTGCGCAATCAGTGCCAAATGGACTTTCCAGAGGGACAGCAAGAGGTGGTCCCGGCTTGAAGAGTTCGATGTCTTTTCTCCAAAGCAGGACCCCGTCCCTGGGTCCCCAGACGATCCCCACCTGAAGAACGCCCCCAGCCGTGAAAGCGTGCTGACGGACCTCAGCGAGCGCCAGGAGGTGGCTTCTGTCCGCAGCCTCAGCAGCACCAGCAGCCTCGCCACGCAAGCGACCCACCTCGGGGGCGCGGCGACGGCCCGGACTAACTCCGTCACCAGCGTCTGCTCCTCCGGCACCTTCGTAGGCAACGATGACTCTTTCTGCAGCCTGCCCTCTCCCAAGGAACTGTCCAGCTTCAGCTTTAGCGTGAAAGGCCACGAGAAGAACACCAAGTCCAAGACGCACAGCCTGCTGAAACGCATGGAGAGCCTGAAGCTCAAGGGCTCCCACCACAGCAAGCACAAGGTGCCGTCCAAGCTGGGGCTGATCATCAGCGGGCCCGTCCTGCAGGAGGGGGTGGACGAGGAGAAGCTCAAGCAGCTGAACTGCGTGGAGATCTCCGCCCTCAACGGCAACCGCATCAACGTCCCCGCGGTGCGGAAGCGGAGCGTCTCCAACTCCAcgcagaccagcagcagcagcagccagtcCGAGACCAGCAGCAACGTCAGCACGCCCAGTCCCGTCACCAGGACCCGGAGCCTCAGTGCCTGCAACAAGCGGGGAGGCATGTACCTGGAGGGCTTCGATCCGTTCAACCAGTCCACGTTCAACAACGTTATGGAACAGAACTTTAAAAACTGCGAGAGCTACCCGGAGGACGCGGTGTTCTACATCCCAGAAGATCACAAGCCTGGCACTTTCCCCAAAGCCCTCTCCAACGGCAGTTTCTCTCCCTCGGGGAATAACAGCTCCGTGAACTGGAGGACTGGAAGCTTCCACGGCCCTGGCCATATCAGCCTGAGGAGGGAAGACAGCAGCGACAGCCCCAAGGAACTCAAGAGACGCAATTCCTCGAGCTCCATGACCAGCCGCCTGAGTATCTATGACAACGTGCCCGGCTCCATCCTCTATTCCAGTTCCGGTGACCTGGCCGACCTGGAGAACGAGGACATCTTCCCCGAGCTGGACGACATCCTCTACCATGTGAGGGGGATGCAGAGGATAGTCAACCAGTGGTCGGAGAAATTTTCAGACGAGGGAGACTCAGACTCGGCCCTGGACTCGGTCTCCCCATGCCCGTCCTCTCCCAAGCAGATACACCTGGACGTGGACAATGACCGAGCCACCCCCAGCGACCTGGACAGCACGGGCAACTCACTGAACGAACCCGAGGAGCCCTCAGACATCCCGGAAAGGAGGGATTCTGGGGTCGGGGCCTCCCTGACTAGGTCCAGCAG GCACAGGCTGAGATGGCACAGTTTCCAGAGCTCTCATCGGCCGAGCTTAAACTCTGTATCGCTGCAGATCAACTGCCAGTCTGTGGCCCAGATGAACCTGCTGCAGAAATACTCCCTCCTGAAGTTAACCGCCCTGCTGGAGAAATACACACCTTCTAATAAGCATGGTTTTAGCTG GGCTGTGCCCAAGTTCATGAAAAGGATCAAGGTTCCAGACTACAAGGACCGGCATGTATTCGGGGTCCCTCTGACGGTCAACGTGCAgcgcacaggacagcccctcccccagagcaTTCAGCAGGCCATGCGCTACCTCCGCAACCATTGTCTGGATCAG GTTGGACTCTTCAGAAAATCGGGTGTCAAATCCCGGATTCAGGCTCTGCGCCAGATGAATGAAAGCGCCATAGATTGTGTCAACTATGAGGGGCAGTCTGCTTATGATGTGGCAGACATGTTGAAGCAGTATTTTCGAGATCTTCCTGAGCCACTAATGACGAACAAACTCTCGGAAACCTTTCTGCAGATCTACCAAT ATGTGCCCAAGGACCAGCGCCTCCAGGCGATCAAGGCCGCCATCATGCTTCTGCCTGACGAGAACCGGGAGGTCCTGCAGACGCTCCTCTACTTCCTGAGCGATGTCACAGCAGCTGTGAAGGAGAACCAGATGACTCCCACCAACTTGGCCGTGTGCTTGGCGCCTTCCCTCTTCCACCTCAACACCCTCAAGAGAGAGAATTCCTCTCCAAG ggtaatgcaaagaaaacaaagcttGGGCAAACCAGATCAGAAAGATTTGAATGAAAATCTTGCTGCCACTCAAGGGCTAGCCCATATGATTGCTGAGTGCAAGAAGCTTTTCCAG GTTCCTGAGGAAATGAGCCGATGTCGAAATTCCTACACCGAACAAGAGCTGAAGCCGCTTACCCTAGAAGCGTTAGGACGCCTTTGTAATGATGAGTCAGCCAACTACCAACACTTCCTCCAGGACTGTGTGGACAGCCTGTTTAAAGAGGTCAAAGAGAAATTCAAAGGCTGGGTCAGCTACTCTACATCTGAGCAGGCTGAGCTATCCTATAAGAAG GTGAGTGAAGGACCACCTCTAAGGCTTTGGAGGGCAACCATTGAAGTCCCTGCATCGCCTGAGGAAATCTTAAAGCGCCTACTTAGAGAGCAGCACCTCTGGGATGTAGACTTGTTGGATTCAAAAGTGATTGAGATCCTGGACAGCCAAACTGAAATTTACCAGTATGTCCAAAACAGTATGGCCCCCCATCCTGCTCGGGACTACGTTGTTCTGAG AACATGGAGGACTAATTTACCCAAGGGAGCTTGTGCCCTTGTACTCACCTCCGTGGATCACGACCGGGCCCCTGTGGTGGGAGTGAGGGTCAATGTGCTCCTGGCCAGGTATCTAATCGAACCCTGCGGGTCAGGGAAATCCAAACTCACCTACATGTGCAGAGCTGACTTAAG GGGCCACATGCCAGAGTGGTACACGAAATCTTTTGGACATTTGTGTGCAGCTGAAGTTGTAAAGATCCGAGACTCCTTCAGTAATCAGAACACTGAAACCAAAGACACCAAATCTAGGTGA